In Arthrobacter sp. B3I4, the following proteins share a genomic window:
- a CDS encoding DEAD/DEAH box helicase, with protein sequence MPENQDNSVDTENTQADVEGTETAATAAADTTAAPSTEKTSDATGDDETGLRFVDLGIDARVLAALQDVGYEKPSPIQAATIPLLLEGRDVVGLAQTGTGKTAAFAVPALSRLAELHDLNGPSRKTQALVLAPTRELALQVAEAFTSYAKHIDDFTVLPVYGGSAYGPQLAGLRRGAQVVVGTPGRVIDHIAKGSLDLSELQYLVLDEADEMLRMGFADDVEQIFQQTPEGRQVALFSATMPSQIRRMSKQYLNNPAEVQVKSKTTTGANTRQRYLQVMGPHKLDAMTRILEVEEFDGVIAFVRTKMATEDLADKLRARGFQAAAINGDIPQQQRERTVDALKEGRIDILVATDVAARGLDVERISHVINYDIPHDTESYVHRIGRTGRAGRSGDAILFMTPREKYLLRSIEKATRQPVEQMHLPTAESVNTLRLGKFADKITETLESEDVSVFRDLIASYEQEHNVPAAEIAAALAVMAQGGQPLLVKELPAAPEFQKRERSKDGFGSRGPTRTLTEGNATYRIAVGRRQRVMPGSIVGAIANEGGISSAQIGGIDIRSDHSLVELPADLSPDQLRALSRTRIGGELIHLELDNGRKPSGDRGSYQGNRGGERSGGYSGGSGNFKGNGGFKREFRKNDGERSSADRGGRSFSDRNERGADTRKPRTEGGLKPRNKW encoded by the coding sequence ATGCCCGAAAATCAGGACAACTCCGTCGACACTGAAAACACCCAGGCCGACGTCGAGGGTACTGAAACGGCTGCCACTGCGGCCGCCGACACCACTGCTGCCCCCAGCACCGAGAAGACCTCTGACGCCACCGGCGACGACGAAACGGGCCTCCGCTTCGTCGACCTCGGTATCGACGCCCGCGTCCTTGCCGCCCTTCAGGATGTCGGCTACGAGAAGCCGTCCCCGATCCAGGCAGCCACCATTCCGCTGCTGCTTGAAGGCCGCGACGTCGTGGGCCTGGCCCAGACCGGTACCGGCAAGACTGCAGCATTCGCAGTGCCGGCCCTGTCCCGTCTGGCCGAGCTCCACGACCTGAACGGCCCGTCCCGCAAGACCCAGGCCCTGGTCCTGGCCCCGACCCGCGAGCTGGCACTCCAGGTCGCCGAGGCGTTCACCTCCTACGCCAAGCACATCGATGACTTCACCGTCCTCCCGGTCTACGGCGGCTCCGCGTACGGTCCGCAGCTCGCCGGCCTGCGCCGCGGTGCCCAGGTTGTTGTCGGCACCCCCGGCCGCGTCATCGACCACATCGCCAAGGGCTCGCTGGACCTGTCCGAACTCCAGTACCTGGTGCTGGATGAGGCCGACGAGATGCTGCGCATGGGCTTTGCCGATGACGTCGAGCAGATCTTCCAGCAGACCCCCGAGGGCCGGCAGGTTGCACTGTTCTCCGCCACCATGCCGAGCCAGATCCGCCGCATGTCGAAGCAGTACCTGAACAACCCGGCCGAGGTCCAGGTCAAGTCCAAGACCACGACCGGCGCCAACACCCGCCAGCGCTACCTGCAGGTGATGGGACCGCACAAGCTCGATGCCATGACCCGCATCCTTGAGGTTGAAGAGTTCGATGGCGTCATCGCCTTCGTGCGCACCAAGATGGCCACCGAAGACCTCGCCGACAAGCTGCGCGCCCGCGGTTTCCAGGCCGCGGCCATCAACGGTGACATCCCGCAGCAGCAGCGCGAACGCACCGTCGACGCGCTCAAGGAAGGCCGCATCGACATCCTGGTCGCTACCGACGTCGCGGCCCGCGGCCTCGACGTCGAGCGGATCAGCCACGTGATCAACTACGACATCCCGCACGACACCGAGTCCTACGTCCACCGCATCGGCCGCACCGGCCGTGCAGGCCGCTCGGGTGACGCGATCCTGTTCATGACGCCGCGGGAGAAGTACCTGCTGCGCTCCATTGAAAAGGCGACCCGCCAGCCGGTCGAGCAGATGCACCTGCCCACCGCCGAGTCGGTCAACACGCTGCGTCTGGGCAAGTTCGCTGACAAGATCACCGAAACCCTCGAGTCCGAGGACGTCTCGGTGTTCCGTGACCTGATCGCTTCCTATGAGCAGGAGCACAACGTTCCAGCCGCCGAGATCGCCGCCGCACTGGCCGTCATGGCGCAGGGCGGACAGCCGCTGCTGGTCAAGGAACTGCCGGCAGCGCCGGAATTCCAGAAGCGCGAGCGGTCCAAGGACGGCTTCGGCTCACGCGGCCCGACCCGCACCCTGACCGAGGGCAACGCCACTTACCGGATCGCCGTCGGACGCCGCCAGCGCGTCATGCCGGGCTCCATTGTTGGCGCCATCGCCAACGAAGGCGGCATCTCCTCGGCGCAGATCGGCGGCATCGACATCCGCTCGGACCACTCCCTCGTGGAGCTCCCGGCGGACCTGAGCCCCGACCAGCTGAGAGCACTGTCCCGCACCCGGATCGGCGGCGAGCTGATCCACCTCGAGCTGGACAACGGCCGCAAGCCCTCCGGTGACCGCGGCTCCTACCAGGGCAACCGCGGGGGAGAACGCAGCGGCGGCTACTCCGGCGGCAGCGGAAACTTCAAAGGCAACGGCGGCTTCAAGCGCGAATTCCGCAAGAACGACGGCGAGCGTTCCTCGGCTGACCGCGGCGGACGCTCCTTCAGCGACCGGAACGAACGCGGTGCGGACACCCGCAAGCCGCGCACCGAAGGCGGCTTGAAGCCCCGCAACAAGTGGTAA
- a CDS encoding DUF808 domain-containing protein: protein MSGGLVALLDDIAALARIAAASVDDVAAGAAKAGTKAAGVVIDDAAVTPQYVSGADPSRELPMIKRIFWGSLRNKLLFILPALLLISAFIPGVIPFILMAGGTYLCYEGAEKVWHKLRGDHSDEKAPAVERGPEAEAKVTQGAITTDFILSCEIMVISMNEVASESLWVRAVILVAVAIAITVLVYGAVGLIVKMDDIGLHLTTKDSAGSQRLGELLVRGMPKVLAVITFVGTIAMLWVGGHIMLQGAHDLGWHAPYDLVHVLEHPVAGIPVFGSFLAWLVNTVCSAVIGLVWGLVVLAVVHPLLKLLPSGAKKGGNEEGDVAVTGAHGSSD, encoded by the coding sequence GTGAGCGGCGGTCTCGTTGCCCTGCTGGACGACATCGCCGCCTTGGCCCGCATAGCGGCCGCCTCGGTGGACGACGTCGCCGCCGGAGCCGCGAAGGCGGGAACCAAAGCAGCCGGCGTGGTCATCGACGATGCCGCCGTCACCCCGCAGTACGTCTCCGGGGCGGACCCGTCCCGGGAACTGCCAATGATCAAGCGGATCTTCTGGGGCTCGCTCCGGAACAAGCTCTTATTCATCCTGCCGGCGCTGCTGCTCATCAGCGCCTTCATCCCGGGGGTCATTCCGTTCATCCTCATGGCCGGTGGCACCTACCTTTGCTACGAGGGTGCCGAAAAGGTCTGGCACAAGCTCCGCGGAGACCACTCGGACGAAAAGGCTCCGGCGGTCGAGCGGGGCCCGGAGGCGGAGGCCAAGGTCACCCAAGGCGCCATCACTACTGACTTCATCCTGTCCTGCGAGATTATGGTCATCTCGATGAACGAGGTGGCCAGCGAGTCCCTGTGGGTCCGCGCCGTCATCCTGGTCGCCGTGGCCATCGCGATTACGGTGCTGGTCTACGGCGCCGTCGGGCTCATCGTCAAGATGGACGACATCGGCCTGCACCTGACAACCAAGGACTCCGCGGGCTCCCAACGTCTCGGTGAGCTCCTCGTCAGGGGAATGCCCAAGGTGCTGGCCGTGATCACCTTCGTAGGGACGATTGCCATGCTGTGGGTCGGCGGCCACATCATGCTGCAGGGGGCCCACGACCTCGGCTGGCACGCACCCTATGACCTGGTCCACGTCCTTGAACACCCTGTGGCCGGGATCCCCGTGTTCGGCAGTTTCCTGGCCTGGCTCGTGAACACCGTATGCTCGGCCGTCATCGGTCTCGTCTGGGGCCTCGTCGTCCTGGCCGTCGTGCACCCGCTGCTAAAACTGCTGCCGTCCGGGGCGAAGAAGGGCGGGAACGAGGAAGGTGACGTCGCTGTCACCGGCGCCCATGGCAGCTCCGACTGA
- a CDS encoding NAD(P)H-binding protein: MTRIAIIGGHGKVALELSSLLSQDGAEVTSIIRNPDHRADVAATGASPLVLDVEKSTTAEIAAALKDHDGVVWSAGAGGGSPERTYAVDRDAAIRSIDAATQARARRYVMVSYLGAGPDHGVPADNSFHAYAEAKAAADEHLRGSGLEWTILGPGSLTDGPGNGLIEVDPADTSDGTDTARANVALVAAAVLGLPQTAGRTIEFRDGTLPLAAALESAS; this comes from the coding sequence ATGACGCGAATCGCAATCATCGGTGGCCACGGCAAAGTGGCCCTAGAACTGTCCAGCCTGCTGTCCCAGGACGGGGCCGAGGTGACGTCCATTATCCGCAATCCCGACCACCGCGCCGACGTGGCCGCCACCGGCGCCTCCCCGCTCGTGCTGGACGTAGAGAAGTCCACGACGGCGGAAATCGCCGCGGCGCTTAAGGACCACGACGGCGTCGTCTGGTCCGCCGGAGCCGGCGGCGGCAGCCCGGAACGCACTTACGCGGTGGACCGCGACGCGGCGATCCGCTCAATCGACGCGGCCACGCAGGCCCGTGCGCGCCGCTACGTCATGGTCTCTTACCTTGGCGCCGGGCCGGACCACGGCGTCCCGGCGGACAACAGCTTCCACGCCTACGCCGAGGCGAAGGCTGCTGCCGATGAACACCTGCGGGGGAGCGGGTTGGAGTGGACCATCCTGGGGCCCGGGTCCCTGACGGACGGTCCCGGCAACGGGCTGATCGAGGTCGACCCGGCCGACACATCGGACGGCACCGACACGGCACGCGCCAACGTGGCTCTCGTGGCGGCCGCGGTGCTGGGCCTGCCGCAGACCGCCGGGCGGACCATTGAGTTCCGGGACGGGACGCTGCCGCTTGCCGCCGCACTGGAGTCGGCGAGCTAA
- a CDS encoding M43 family zinc metalloprotease, with amino-acid sequence MRIVKVQLADRKADIYDTDVTGAVSTANNYWQAMSTGANGPRIRMKLGTPENWTSKATSKQSYTDMMNTISAELGWPASPNPWTALVVFVSTPTLSDGAYGAGWSYNGTSGRVIMPLPGPGQMSSSVLTHEFGHVLGLMHANALQCGSGAQDVSTTMNGTFADTSCSIQEYKDTLDLMGASQASQPVISSPMWEFGGFGRGDEVLNAGTVGGRKSYTLKPWAGTEANRAVRFTDPVSGEVYYLELRLPVGYDTAVAVNGNRGVKVVQALDAGSLALQPDSRGFLGYYGANQAWQAGQVFTTHAGTSVSIDWISSTGAGVTIESVAGVAARAIAPVASENTSLGEATSGVLCGLRDGGCYQAFQGGTVHWAPGVGAFATTGLIHYAWGVVGYENGKLGYPVTNEICGLTGGGCYQGFQNGTIHWAPGGGAYATWGGTRSLWGKLGYENGKLGYPTSNESCGLVDGGCYQSFQGGDIHYAPGIGAYATWGGIRAAWAKLGYENGKLGYPVTNEICGLVNGGCYQGFQNGTIHYAPGIGAYATWGGIRALWGKLGYEGGKLGYPVTNEICGLTGGGCYQGFQNGTIHYAPGIGAYATWGGIRATWGKLGYEKGKLGYPVTNEICGLVNGGCYQGFQNGTIHYAPGIGAYATWGGIRATWGKLGYENGKLGYPVTNEICGLVNGGCYQGFQNGTIHYAPGIGAYATSGPIRAAWGDLGYENGRLGYPVANQACGADGSCSQGFQFGSIKWSANQGTVVTP; translated from the coding sequence GTGAGGATCGTCAAGGTCCAGCTGGCTGACCGCAAGGCCGATATTTACGACACCGATGTCACCGGTGCAGTGAGCACGGCCAACAACTATTGGCAGGCCATGAGTACTGGCGCTAACGGCCCGCGCATACGCATGAAGCTGGGAACCCCGGAGAATTGGACGAGTAAGGCCACCTCCAAGCAGAGCTACACGGACATGATGAACACCATCTCAGCCGAACTCGGTTGGCCAGCCAGTCCCAACCCCTGGACTGCTCTGGTGGTCTTTGTCTCGACGCCGACACTTTCAGACGGCGCGTATGGGGCAGGGTGGAGCTACAACGGCACGAGCGGGCGAGTCATTATGCCTCTGCCCGGTCCCGGGCAGATGAGTAGCAGCGTCTTAACGCACGAATTCGGCCACGTTCTGGGGTTGATGCATGCCAATGCACTCCAGTGTGGCAGCGGTGCACAGGACGTCAGCACCACCATGAACGGCACTTTTGCTGACACGAGCTGCAGCATCCAAGAGTACAAGGACACCTTGGACCTCATGGGCGCTTCGCAGGCGAGTCAGCCAGTCATCAGTTCCCCAATGTGGGAATTCGGCGGCTTTGGCCGCGGTGATGAAGTTCTGAACGCCGGCACGGTCGGGGGTAGAAAGAGCTACACACTCAAGCCATGGGCCGGAACCGAAGCAAATCGCGCCGTGAGGTTCACTGACCCCGTGAGCGGGGAGGTCTACTACCTCGAACTCCGCCTGCCGGTGGGTTACGACACCGCCGTCGCCGTGAACGGCAACCGGGGCGTCAAGGTCGTTCAAGCACTCGACGCGGGTTCCCTCGCCTTGCAGCCGGATAGCCGGGGATTCTTGGGATATTATGGCGCGAACCAGGCCTGGCAGGCGGGTCAAGTCTTTACCACCCATGCGGGAACCAGCGTGTCGATTGACTGGATCTCCTCCACTGGGGCAGGCGTAACCATCGAATCCGTCGCCGGAGTGGCGGCTCGGGCTATCGCGCCCGTCGCGAGCGAGAACACTTCTTTGGGCGAGGCCACTTCCGGGGTCCTCTGTGGCTTGCGGGACGGCGGTTGCTACCAGGCCTTTCAGGGCGGCACAGTCCACTGGGCTCCTGGCGTTGGCGCGTTCGCTACCACTGGCCTTATCCATTACGCCTGGGGCGTTGTGGGCTACGAAAACGGCAAGCTCGGCTACCCCGTCACGAATGAGATCTGCGGCCTGACCGGCGGCGGCTGCTACCAGGGCTTCCAGAACGGCACCATCCACTGGGCTCCCGGCGGAGGCGCCTACGCCACCTGGGGAGGCACCCGCAGCTTATGGGGGAAGCTCGGTTACGAAAACGGCAAGCTCGGATACCCCACCAGCAATGAGTCGTGCGGCCTGGTCGACGGCGGGTGTTACCAGTCGTTCCAAGGCGGAGATATCCATTACGCTCCGGGCATCGGCGCTTACGCCACGTGGGGCGGAATCCGCGCTGCGTGGGCCAAGCTCGGCTACGAAAACGGCAAGCTCGGGTATCCGGTAACCAACGAGATCTGCGGCCTAGTCAACGGCGGCTGCTACCAGGGCTTCCAGAATGGCACCATCCACTACGCCCCCGGCATCGGCGCCTACGCCACCTGGGGCGGAATCCGCGCGTTGTGGGGCAAACTCGGTTACGAGGGCGGCAAGCTCGGCTACCCGGTGACCAACGAAATCTGCGGCCTGACCGGCGGCGGCTGCTACCAAGGCTTCCAGAACGGCACCATCCACTACGCTCCCGGCATCGGCGCCTACGCCACCTGGGGCGGAATCCGCGCAACATGGGGCAAGCTCGGTTACGAGAAAGGCAAACTCGGCTACCCGGTAACCAACGAGATCTGCGGCCTAGTCAACGGCGGCTGCTACCAGGGCTTCCAGAACGGCACCATCCACTACGCCCCCGGCATCGGCGCCTACGCCACCTGGGGTGGAATCCGCGCAACATGGGGCAAACTCGGCTACGAGAACGGCAAACTCGGCTACCCGGTAACCAACGAGATCTGCGGCCTGGTCAACGGCGGCTGCTACCAGGGCTTCCAGAACGGCACCATCCACTACGCCCCCGGTATCGGCGCCTACGCCACCTCCGGGCCTATCCGAGCTGCCTGGGGTGACCTTGGCTACGAAAACGGCAGGCTCGGCTATCCCGTCGCAAATCAAGCATGCGGAGCCGACGGAAGCTGCTCCCAGGGATTCCAGTTCGGATCCATCAAATGGTCAGCCAACCAGGGCACGGTAGTAACGCCCTAG
- a CDS encoding ROK family protein, translated as MAETGLTRASVIAVCEDLLRRGWIRELDVPRKDARTAGTAQKGRPARRFELKARAGVVLGLDIGAATTTAAVADLRGTVLARASGSFRAADIPAEERISVVDRACRQALNDAGESPGKVLAVGAGIAAPVDRAGNVLAAQHFWSLFDVGLRSALLDLHGWPVLLENDANLAALGERWRGSGPGVDDLVVLLAGERLGAGVLESGRLLHGRGGGAGEMGFLAMVEGVGSSDGIASLARQWQAADGGPSSGGTPGARRVFADAAAGDEAAVAILARLSDRMARVVAAIASLLNPEQVVIGGAVADSAAALLPGITAALPRFTATPPRVTVSPLGDAIVTVGAIRHALDFVEANALELELAR; from the coding sequence ATGGCTGAGACAGGACTGACCCGGGCTTCGGTGATTGCCGTCTGCGAGGACCTGCTCCGGCGCGGCTGGATCCGCGAACTGGATGTTCCCCGAAAGGACGCCCGCACCGCCGGAACAGCGCAGAAGGGCAGGCCGGCACGCCGGTTCGAACTCAAGGCACGGGCCGGCGTCGTGCTAGGCCTCGACATTGGCGCCGCGACCACCACTGCAGCTGTCGCCGACCTGCGCGGCACCGTGCTCGCCCGCGCCAGCGGGAGCTTCCGGGCTGCGGACATCCCCGCCGAGGAACGCATCAGCGTTGTGGACCGGGCCTGCAGGCAGGCCCTGAACGATGCCGGCGAGAGCCCGGGCAAGGTGCTGGCCGTAGGAGCCGGCATCGCAGCCCCTGTGGACCGTGCCGGCAATGTTCTGGCGGCGCAGCACTTCTGGAGCCTCTTCGACGTCGGGCTCCGCTCCGCGCTGCTGGACCTGCACGGCTGGCCGGTACTGCTGGAGAATGACGCCAACCTCGCCGCGTTGGGTGAACGGTGGCGCGGCTCCGGGCCCGGCGTGGATGACCTGGTCGTGCTGCTGGCCGGTGAGCGCCTTGGTGCCGGAGTGCTGGAGTCCGGCCGGCTGCTGCATGGGCGCGGGGGCGGAGCCGGCGAAATGGGCTTCCTGGCGATGGTGGAGGGAGTCGGCTCCAGCGACGGCATCGCGAGCCTGGCCCGGCAGTGGCAGGCCGCGGATGGCGGACCGTCGTCCGGGGGCACACCCGGTGCGCGGCGGGTCTTCGCCGATGCTGCGGCCGGCGACGAGGCCGCCGTCGCCATCCTGGCCCGCCTCTCAGACCGGATGGCCCGCGTCGTCGCCGCCATCGCCAGCCTGCTGAACCCCGAACAGGTGGTCATTGGCGGCGCCGTCGCCGATTCGGCAGCCGCCCTCCTGCCCGGCATCACTGCCGCCCTGCCCCGCTTTACCGCCACTCCCCCGCGCGTGACAGTATCGCCGCTGGGCGACGCCATCGTCACCGTCGGAGCCATCCGGCACGCCCTGGACTTCGTCGAGGCCAACGCGCTGGAGCTGGAGCTGGCCCGGTAG
- a CDS encoding glycoside hydrolase family 13 protein, producing MSNTATLATLSGSDLAADPNWWRQASVYQIYPRSFSDSNGDGLGDIKGITAKVPYLKALGIDAVWLSPFYPSALADGGYDVDDYRDVDPKLGTLDDFDEMSAALHAAGIKLIADIVPNHSSNRHVWFQEALASPRGSAARERYIFRDGKGENGEIPPSDWESVFGGPAWERITEPDGTPGQWYMHIFAKEQPDLNWSNREIRDDFLKTLRFWSDRGVDGFRVDVAHALTKDLTEPLLSKVELNPAGTGADGHIDGSHPFWDRDEVHEIYVEWRELFNEYNPPRTAVAEAWVHASRRARYASPEGLGQAFNFDLLQADFDADEFREIITRNLAEATESGASSTWVFSNHDVVRHATRYGLPKAVGRHAKGQDGKGWLLDGAPSEELDVELGLRRARAATLLMLALPGSAYLYQGEELGLQEVGDIPDAERQDPTFFRNKGVEVGRDGCRVPLPWAADGSSFGFGDGGAHLPQPEWFGRYSVAAQDNTEGSTLEFYRRALKLRRELQTSEELEWLETEHANVLHFRRYGGWQSVTNFGDDAVELPAGEVLISSGPLDGNLLPGNTSVWLR from the coding sequence TTGTCGAACACCGCCACGCTGGCAACCCTGTCCGGATCCGACCTCGCCGCTGACCCTAACTGGTGGCGCCAGGCGTCCGTGTACCAGATTTACCCGCGCAGCTTCTCCGACTCCAACGGGGACGGCCTGGGCGACATCAAGGGCATCACCGCGAAGGTCCCTTACCTCAAGGCGCTGGGGATCGACGCCGTGTGGCTCTCTCCGTTCTACCCCTCCGCGCTCGCTGACGGCGGCTACGACGTCGACGACTACCGCGACGTGGACCCGAAGCTCGGCACGCTCGATGACTTCGACGAAATGTCCGCCGCGCTGCATGCCGCGGGCATCAAACTGATCGCCGACATCGTTCCAAACCACTCCTCCAACCGGCACGTCTGGTTCCAGGAAGCGCTCGCCTCCCCTCGCGGTTCGGCCGCGCGGGAGCGCTACATCTTCCGGGATGGCAAGGGCGAAAACGGCGAGATCCCGCCCTCGGACTGGGAGTCCGTCTTCGGCGGGCCGGCCTGGGAACGCATTACCGAGCCCGATGGCACCCCCGGCCAGTGGTACATGCACATCTTTGCCAAGGAGCAGCCGGACCTGAACTGGTCGAACCGTGAGATCCGCGACGACTTCCTCAAGACCCTGCGCTTCTGGTCCGATCGGGGTGTGGATGGTTTCCGCGTCGACGTCGCTCACGCCCTGACCAAGGACCTGACGGAGCCGCTGCTGTCCAAGGTCGAGCTCAACCCGGCGGGAACCGGCGCCGACGGCCACATCGACGGCTCACACCCGTTCTGGGACCGTGACGAAGTCCACGAGATCTACGTTGAGTGGCGCGAGCTCTTCAACGAATACAACCCGCCGCGCACCGCCGTCGCCGAAGCCTGGGTGCACGCCAGCCGCCGTGCCCGCTACGCCAGCCCCGAGGGCCTGGGCCAGGCGTTCAACTTCGACCTGCTGCAGGCGGATTTCGACGCCGACGAGTTCCGCGAAATCATCACCCGCAACCTCGCCGAGGCCACCGAGTCCGGCGCCTCTTCCACCTGGGTGTTTTCCAACCACGACGTCGTCCGGCACGCAACGCGCTACGGCCTGCCCAAGGCCGTCGGACGGCACGCCAAGGGCCAGGACGGCAAAGGCTGGCTGCTGGACGGCGCCCCGAGCGAGGAACTCGACGTCGAGCTGGGGCTGCGCCGCGCCCGCGCCGCGACCTTGCTGATGCTGGCCCTGCCCGGCTCCGCCTACCTATACCAGGGCGAGGAACTGGGCCTGCAGGAAGTCGGCGACATTCCGGACGCCGAGCGCCAGGACCCCACCTTCTTCCGCAACAAGGGCGTCGAGGTCGGCCGTGACGGCTGCCGCGTTCCGCTGCCGTGGGCGGCGGACGGTTCCTCCTTCGGCTTCGGCGACGGCGGCGCACACCTGCCGCAGCCGGAATGGTTCGGCCGTTACTCCGTTGCCGCCCAGGACAACACCGAGGGTTCCACCCTCGAGTTCTACCGCCGGGCTTTGAAGCTGCGGCGTGAACTGCAGACCTCCGAGGAACTGGAGTGGCTGGAAACTGAACACGCCAACGTGCTGCACTTCCGCCGCTACGGCGGCTGGCAGTCGGTGACGAACTTCGGGGACGACGCCGTCGAACTGCCCGCCGGTGAGGTGCTGATCAGCAGCGGCCCGCTGGACGGGAACCTGCTGCCGGGCAACACGAGCGTCTGGCTCCGGTGA
- a CDS encoding aldo/keto reductase family oxidoreductase, whose translation MPTQELIYGCMGLGGSWSAEPYSSAHVDEAAAAVGAALEAGITLFDHADIYRSGKAEAVFGEVLAQTPGLRERIRLQTKCGIRLNQEGLDAFYDLSREGILERVNGSLARLRTDYVDVLMLHRPDPLLDPAEVASAVGQLMAEGKVRALGVSNMSAPQIELLQDRLEVPVVANQLEMSLSARAWLESTVLVNHAEGTDYSFPHGTVEHCVRRGITLQAYGSLSRGLYTGAPAATPSAAERATAALVAEMAAAKGTTGEAILLGWLMKHPARISPVLGTAEPERIRACAGAVGVAASMSRAEWYRLWITARGSNIP comes from the coding sequence ATGCCGACCCAGGAATTGATTTACGGCTGCATGGGGCTGGGCGGCAGCTGGTCGGCGGAACCGTACTCGTCCGCGCACGTGGACGAGGCGGCCGCCGCCGTCGGCGCCGCGCTGGAGGCCGGCATCACGCTCTTTGACCATGCGGACATTTACCGCAGCGGCAAAGCCGAAGCGGTGTTTGGCGAGGTGCTGGCGCAGACGCCGGGTCTGCGTGAGCGGATCCGGCTGCAGACCAAATGCGGCATCCGGCTCAACCAGGAAGGCTTGGACGCGTTCTACGACCTGAGCCGGGAGGGGATCCTGGAAAGGGTCAACGGGAGCCTTGCGCGGCTTCGGACCGACTACGTGGACGTGCTGATGCTGCACCGGCCGGATCCGTTGCTCGACCCGGCCGAGGTGGCCAGCGCCGTCGGGCAGTTGATGGCCGAAGGCAAAGTCCGCGCCCTGGGCGTGTCCAACATGTCCGCTCCGCAGATCGAGTTGTTGCAGGACCGGCTGGAGGTGCCCGTGGTGGCGAACCAGCTGGAGATGAGCCTGTCCGCCCGGGCATGGCTGGAAAGCACCGTGCTGGTCAACCACGCCGAGGGCACGGACTACAGCTTCCCGCACGGCACCGTGGAGCATTGCGTGCGCCGCGGCATCACCCTGCAGGCTTACGGTTCCCTGTCCCGGGGGCTCTACACCGGGGCACCGGCGGCAACGCCGAGCGCGGCGGAGCGGGCCACGGCAGCCCTGGTGGCCGAGATGGCTGCGGCCAAAGGCACCACCGGGGAGGCGATCCTGCTGGGCTGGCTGATGAAGCACCCGGCCCGGATCTCACCCGTGCTCGGAACCGCCGAGCCGGAGCGGATCCGGGCCTGCGCCGGGGCCGTCGGGGTGGCGGCCTCCATGAGCCGCGCCGAGTGGTACCGGCTATGGATCACCGCCCGCGGCAGCAACATCCCCTAA
- a CDS encoding CoA ester lyase, with protein MTSMTTAGIVRPQRNVPAEIARSWLLVNAMKPELFGPSAESRADAIILDIEDAVDPSQKDAAREHVVDWLTAGGSAWVRINDATSPFWADDLAGLRGTPGLLGVMLAKTESADQVTESFHRMDGKTPVIPLVESAVGIEEANHIAKAQGAFRLAFGSGDFRRDTGMAATAEAMAYPRAKLVVASRVGNLPGPVDGPTVGTNHPILREQTGITVMMGMTGKLCLAIDQTPVINEVISPTPSDVAWATDFMADFEANGRVIRDGSDLPRLGRAEKIMKLAVAFGVQPAL; from the coding sequence ATGACCTCTATGACCACCGCCGGGATTGTCCGGCCCCAACGCAACGTCCCGGCCGAAATTGCCCGCTCCTGGCTGCTGGTCAACGCCATGAAGCCGGAACTTTTCGGACCGTCGGCAGAGTCCCGCGCGGACGCCATCATCCTGGACATCGAAGACGCGGTGGATCCTTCCCAGAAAGACGCGGCCCGCGAGCACGTCGTCGACTGGCTGACCGCCGGTGGAAGCGCCTGGGTCCGGATCAACGACGCCACCAGCCCCTTCTGGGCGGATGACCTCGCAGGCCTGCGCGGCACGCCCGGACTGCTGGGCGTGATGCTCGCCAAGACCGAGTCCGCGGACCAGGTCACCGAGAGCTTCCACCGCATGGACGGCAAGACCCCCGTGATTCCGCTGGTCGAGTCGGCCGTAGGCATCGAGGAGGCCAACCACATCGCCAAGGCCCAGGGCGCCTTCCGGCTGGCCTTCGGCTCGGGCGACTTCCGCCGCGACACCGGCATGGCCGCCACCGCGGAGGCGATGGCCTATCCCCGCGCCAAGCTGGTCGTGGCCAGCCGCGTGGGCAACCTGCCCGGCCCCGTCGACGGCCCCACGGTGGGCACCAACCACCCGATCCTGCGCGAGCAGACCGGCATCACGGTGATGATGGGCATGACCGGCAAGCTCTGCCTCGCCATCGACCAGACCCCCGTCATCAACGAGGTCATCAGCCCCACGCCCTCCGACGTCGCCTGGGCCACCGACTTCATGGCCGACTTCGAGGCCAACGGCCGTGTCATCCGGGACGGCTCCGACCTGCCGCGCCTGGGCCGTGCCGAGAAGATCATGAAGCTCGCGGTAGCGTTTGGGGTGCAGCCGGCCCTGTAG